The stretch of DNA ATAGGCGGCAAAACTGCCGATACGATCCTCGCCGAGGTCGAAGGCGCTGATCGTCGTCAGGAGACCGACGAACGGTTCGAGCATGTCGAGCGCGTGGTCGTCGGGAATCTCGCTGCGCACCATATCGAGCCGCGCATAGTAATGCTTCTGCTCGAGGATCGACTTCGCCTCGGCCTCGCTGCGCGCCCAGGTATCGACCGGATCCTTGCGACCGAACGCCGTGTCGAGCGAACGGCGGATGTATCGCTGCGTGGCCTTCGGGAAGGATGCGAATTCCTTCATCTCGCCAATCAGCAACTTGCCTGTTTTCGGACCCCCGCCCGTCCAACCCTTCATCCGTTCGTCTCCTTCAGCACCTTGAAATGCGACGATAGCCGATGGTCCTTTATCAAAACTTAACCATACGGGCGCTCGTCCCTCCCCGATGCGATTGAGGCGTGTGCGAGCGCTTTTCGCAAGCGCGAACAGGCCCGGCCCATCGATGGAGCCGAGCCTGTCGCTATTAGGTCACTGTGGATAACTGGGCGTTGCGGCGACGCAACAATCCCCGAAAAGCCAGCGGCTTATTCCTCCTCGTCGCTCTTGGGAGCGTTGGAATTGGGATGCGGGCTATCGTCTGCATGCTGCGCGGCCGAAATCGGATCGGACGCATCCATCGACTCATCGGAACCGACATCGACCTGCAGGTCCTTGTCGTCGGGATCCTTCTTCAGCTTCTCCTGAAGGGTCTTGCTCGGCTCGTCCTTGGGGGGGTTCTTGTGGCTCATCACGGGTTCCTTCAATCGCTATGCCCGAACAACGAGCGCACCTGTCGGCGCGTTCCTTCGATCAACCGCGTGTTCGGTTCTGCAAAGACCGGCACGCCGACTGGAAATGCGGCGCGATTGCCGATAGTCGATGGAAATGCGTCACGCGCCCGTCCAGAAAAGCTCCGCGAAGCCCCTGTTCGCCGATTGGAAGATCGCCGCGTCGAGCATCGCCGCCTTCTGGGTGATCTATGCCTTCATGGTGGTCGGGCGCGCGCTTCTGTCCGACAGTCCCGGTAGCGTCATCCTCCAGCGACTGCCTATGATCGGCACCGGCATGGTGCTGACCTGCTGCATCTATTTCGCCATCCAGGCGGTCGACGAAGGCACCCGCATCCGCGTGCGCGCCGCCATTGCCGCGCTGGCTTCGATCGTCGCCGCGATCGCGCAGGCGCTTTTGATCATCACGATGGCCCCGCTACAGAACGATCAGGGGGAGGAATATCGGATCGAGGCACGTGAGGGCGCGATCATCACGCAGCGCGGCAACGAGGTGACCATCCAGCGTCATTCGGGCGAACAGCCGATGATCTTCACGCTTCCCAAGCTTGACGAGCTCGACGAGTTCGAGCAACTGCGCATCGCTGCCGACGCAGCGGTCATCTGGCTGTTCTTCTTCGCTGCATGGAGCGCGGTCTATCTCGCCGCGGTCAGCGCCAATCAGGTCGCCGATACCCGCCGCCGCCTCGCCGCCGCGAAGGCCGAGGCGCAGGCCGCTCAGGTCCGCGCCCTTCGTTACCAGGTCAATCCGCACTTCCTGTTCAACACGCTCAACAGCCTGTCCTCGCTGGTGATGACCAATCGCAACGAACAGGCCGAGAGCATGCTGATCGCCCTCTCTACCTTTTTCCGCACTTCGCTCTCGCTCGATCCCAATGCGGCGGTCACGCTCGAGCAAGAGATCGACCTCCAGCGGCTCTATCTCGATATCGAACAGCGCCGTTTCCCCGAAAGACTTCGCGTCGACATCGATCTCCCCGCCGAGCTGGAAGACTTGAGCGTGCCTGCGCTGATCCTTCAGCCGCTGGTCGAGAATGCCATCAAGTACGGTGTCAGCCGCACCCGCCAACCGGTTACGATCGAGATCGGCGGCGCCATGCGGCCCGACGGGCGCGCCGCGATCCACGTTTTCAATTCCGCACCGTCCGGCGTTGCCGTCGACCGTCCCGCGCCGGCCGGAACCGGGACCGGACTGACCAACGTCTGCGAACGACTGGCCGCGCAATATGGCGGGAAAGCGGAATGCCGTTTCGGACCGGTCGAAGACGGTTATCGCGTCGACCTGATCATTCCGCGCGAGGAGATGAACGCTTGAGCGAAAAGACCCGCATCCTGATCGCCGACGACGAGCCGCTGGCCGCCGAACGTCTGGAAACGCTGCTCGGCCGCCGCGACGACGTCGAACATGTCGGTAGCGCTTCCGACGGCGAGGAAGCCGTTCAGCTCGCCAACGAAACGATGCCCGACGTGGTGCTTCTCGACATTGCCATGCCGGGCCTCGACGGGATCGAGGTCGCCCGCGCATTGTCCAAGCTTACGCCCCGGCCTGCCATCGTCTTCGTCACGGCATTCGACCAGTTTGCGGTCGCTGCCTTCGATGTCGCGGCGGTCGATTATGTCATGAAACCGGTCGAGGCCGCACGGCTCGACAAGGCCATCGACCGTGCCCGGGATAGGATTGCCGAGGGACCTTCCGATCAGGGCAGCGATCACGAAAGCGATTATCTCGAAGAATTCTGGGCGTCGGACCTCTCGGGCCTCGTCCGCATCGCCGCCGACGACATCGACCGCGTGTCTGCCGAGCGGGACTACATGCGGCTCCATGTCGGTCAGCGGAGTTGGCTTATCCACCATTCGATGACGGCGCTGGAGCAGGGCCTGGATCCTGCCAAATTCGCGCGCCTGCACCGTTCCGCGATCGTCCGCCGCGACTTCATCACGGGATTCTCGCGCAATCCGTCGGGTCGCTGGGTCGCACGGCTTGGCGACGGCAGCGAACAACCGGTCGGAAGGCTCTATTCGGAAAAGGTCAAGGAAATCTCCGGTCGCTGACCGGCCACGCCCCTTTTTGGTCCGAAGTTGCCTTAACTTTCGTCAAATTCGCGGAAACTCCGATGCGGGGAGGATGTTTATCACCCTGACGGGGGCGTTTTGAATACGATCGTTCGCGCACCCGACGAGGTTCTCGAACCGGAAAGAGGTGCGGTGTCTATTCAGGATGACACAGGAATATTGACGCAAATGCGGGTCTGGGCGGTCCAGACCGAGCGTTTCTATCGCGATGTCGCGGCGCATATCGAGAACCGTCAGCTGACCCAGCTGCTCGTCAATTGCGCCGATGACCGCGCCGCCATCATCGAACGGCTCGACGAGGTCGTCGCGGAAATGGGCGGAACGGTCGAAGCGGCCGACCACGACGACGTCTGTGGTCCCGACCCGACGCGCTCGGTGCCCAGCGACGATTTCGAAACCCTGCTCGAACGACTTGCCGCGTGCGATATGGCTGTCCACGACCGCCTTGCGGCGCTCCTCGATGGGTCGGAAGTCAAAGCATCGACCCACCTGATCGCCGACGAAGCCCTGCTCCTGCTCCGCCACACCGCCAAGAAACTTCGCCGCATCGTTGTTCAAGCCCGCAACGCCAGTGTCGCAGCCGCAATGGACGGTAAATAGCCAAGGCGTTCGAGCATCGACATCGCCGGAAGGTTAGGCGCGCGCCGCCGCATCGCCGCGCCAGGCTTTCCAGACTTTTTTCAGCCCCCCAACGAGAATGGGGACCAGAAGCTAGGCTTCTGATCCCCACATGCGCCGAGCGACTTTGCCGGTGTTAGTCCGGTTTACCACTTCCGCCCGAAGGCTTCTGTGGCCACCTCGACCATCCTTGCGCGCCCGCTCAGGCGTCGCTCGTCACCATCCGGTCTGCCCACATGATGGGCTCTCCCGTCGGACCCTTCCGGATCCACTGTTGAGAGCTTGCACTCACGACAGCTTTTCCTTCCGGCTCCGTCGACAGCCGCACCGTCAAGCGATGCGCCTCCCGATGGCTCGTCGCGGCCCTTCTTGGGCCGGGCTCCGTGTCGCGCCCTTCGCTGCTACTGGTCCGAAGACCTGCTGCAGCGCGGCTGCGTTCGGCACTCCCGGCTCTTCCGGCGCCTCTCAAACCGGCTGGTCCGAGATGGTGGCGGTCCGGGTTCGACACCCTTTCGGTCCGAAGACCGTCCGGGCTCCCCCGGTCGCCGCATCTCATCGCCTGCCGGCGGAGATCGGAACTTGCGATCCCTTCCTTCCGAAGAAGGCCGGGCGCTTCGTCCCGATCACCCATTCTTTATGGGCGATGCCGGGCGCGTTTCCCAGCGCGCAAAAGCTGTTTCTGCCTGTGGATAACGGGGAT from Sphingomicrobium sp. XHP0239 encodes:
- a CDS encoding sensor histidine kinase — translated: MEMRHAPVQKSSAKPLFADWKIAASSIAAFWVIYAFMVVGRALLSDSPGSVILQRLPMIGTGMVLTCCIYFAIQAVDEGTRIRVRAAIAALASIVAAIAQALLIITMAPLQNDQGEEYRIEAREGAIITQRGNEVTIQRHSGEQPMIFTLPKLDELDEFEQLRIAADAAVIWLFFFAAWSAVYLAAVSANQVADTRRRLAAAKAEAQAAQVRALRYQVNPHFLFNTLNSLSSLVMTNRNEQAESMLIALSTFFRTSLSLDPNAAVTLEQEIDLQRLYLDIEQRRFPERLRVDIDLPAELEDLSVPALILQPLVENAIKYGVSRTRQPVTIEIGGAMRPDGRAAIHVFNSAPSGVAVDRPAPAGTGTGLTNVCERLAAQYGGKAECRFGPVEDGYRVDLIIPREEMNA
- a CDS encoding LytR/AlgR family response regulator transcription factor; this encodes MSEKTRILIADDEPLAAERLETLLGRRDDVEHVGSASDGEEAVQLANETMPDVVLLDIAMPGLDGIEVARALSKLTPRPAIVFVTAFDQFAVAAFDVAAVDYVMKPVEAARLDKAIDRARDRIAEGPSDQGSDHESDYLEEFWASDLSGLVRIAADDIDRVSAERDYMRLHVGQRSWLIHHSMTALEQGLDPAKFARLHRSAIVRRDFITGFSRNPSGRWVARLGDGSEQPVGRLYSEKVKEISGR